The proteins below come from a single Triticum aestivum cultivar Chinese Spring chromosome 5D, IWGSC CS RefSeq v2.1, whole genome shotgun sequence genomic window:
- the LOC123120324 gene encoding uncharacterized protein: MSDQSLEADSVLAGGEAQPALLEPYARCVLHPPPPVLPALLKNLVPHSTEILAMQAREIGGTSVLRRLRVPGRGTDHWLHRGGAGLAVVLLDALTRCRCQWVEEEELAKVLKLNKRKCLQILHYFEAERFLKRKIPKTSIGDPGTPSGASSTGHVIKSYCCLDYPQICDITRYKINMMKTELKNQLANKVVESYICCGCKRRCNFTQILAR; the protein is encoded by the exons ATGTCGGACCAAAGCTTGGAAGCCGACTCGGTCCTCGCGGGAGGTGAAGCCCAGCCCGCCCTCCTCGAACCCTACGCGCGGTGCGTCctccacccccctccccccgtcctcCCCGCTCTGCTTAAAAACCTGGTTCCCCATTCGACTGAAATTTTAGCTATGCAGGCTCGTGAGATTGGTGGCACGAGCGTTTTACGACGACTTAGGGTTCCAGGGCGAGGAACTGATCACTGGTTGCACAGGGGGGGGGCCGGCCTAGCCGTTGTCCTTCTCGACGCCCTCACTCGGTGTCG ATGCCAGTGGGTTGAGGAAGAGGAGTTGGCAAAGGTGCTTAAGCTTAACAAGAGGAAGTGCTTGCAAATCCTGCATTATTTTGAAGCTGAGAGATTCCTGAAAAGAAAGATACCAAAG ACATCCATAGGTGATCCTGGTACACCATCTGGCGCATCATCAACTGGACATGTTATTAAATCCTATTGCTGTTTGGATTACCCCCAG ATTTGTGATATCACACGCTATAAGATAAACATGATGAAGACAGAGTTGAAGAATCAATTGGCCAACAAAGTTGTGGAAAGCTACATATGCTGTGGCTGTAAAAGAAGGTGTAATTTTACTCAGATTCTCGCTAGGTAA
- the LOC123124445 gene encoding uncharacterized protein, with protein MYYYTCALLSKQNDAFEHLKMQEQLEPLASLLDMIEKLPVLEFLYLYDDDLPRSSGHDAVKVLGEKMVEASPALNRMADPEKHINLTESKILPDWMIREGMLQKDTHTGDDSALNESTQDAYAKAYRQALYEAYSRDTPAAARRENV; from the exons ATGTATTATTACACATGTGCGCTACTTTCAAAGCAAAATGATGCATTTGAACATCTAAAAATGCAGGAGCAGCTGGAACCCTTGGCATCTCTACTTGATATGATCGAGAAGTTGCCTGTGTTGGAATTTTTGTATCTTTACGATGATGATTTGCCAAGGAGCAGTGGACATGATGCAGTCAAGGTCCTTGGGGAGAAGATG GTTGAAGCATCACCAGCTTTGAATAGAATGGCAGATCCTGAAAAACATATTAATCTTACCGAGTCAAAGATCTTGCCTGACTGGATGATAAGAGAAGGCATGTTACAAAAGGATACTCATACTGGTGATGACTCAGCGCTCAACGAAAGTACCCAG GACGCATATGCTAAGGCATATAGACAGGCACTTTACGAGGCTTATTCAAGAGACACTCCAGCAGCAGCGAGAAGGGAAAATGTATAG